The region TGGTGGCCTACTTGTTGCTGGCGGCTGTGAAATACTGCAACTATCAGATGGACATGCTCTGGGCCTATTCCGTGCAGCATGGTCTGGAGAAGCGAATGACACGGCTGCGCCTCATCCTGCAGGTGGCATTCTGCCACCCGCCTGGCCCCCAGTCCGATTCCCAAGCCAAGCCGGTGCGCTTCCACTTTGCGGAGGCCAACAGTGCATCGCCGACGGGCGACGGAGCCGTGGCCCACATGCTGGCGGCCCTTCTGGGTGCCTTGGAGTCACACTACGGCTGGCTGGCCACCCGCCTGTACCGCGCGTTCCGCCCCAAGTGCCTCAAGGCGGACGTGGGCTGGCGCTGGCGGCGCATGTGCTGCATTCCCATTGTCGTAATCTTCGAACTGGCGCTGGTCACCCTGGTAACTGGCATCTCCCTAATCGTGGCCTACTTCACGTACGCCAATGCCAAGGAGCGGGAGCAGATCCAGGTGGTGCTCTATGTGGTGGCCGCCATCCTGGGCACCCTCATCTGCACGCACCTGCATGTTCTTGCCAAGGTATGCGTCGCCCTGTTCACCTCCCACATCCGGCAGCTGAAGCGAGCGGTGCGCACCAGCGAAACGGCTCCCCTGACGATGCTCGGCGCCGAGGTTGCGGTGATGACGGACATGGTCAAGTGCCTGGACTCGTTCACCAATCAGCAGAGCCGGCTGGTGGGCGTGATCGATGCCCTCGACTCGTGCGACACGGAACGCATCCTCACCCTGTTGAACGCCGTCCAGACGCTGCTCTCCACGCCGAACCGTCCGTTTGTGCTGCTCATCTCGGTGGATCCCCATGTGATTGCCAAGGCGGCGGAGGCCAACAGTCGACGTCTGTTCACCGAGGGTGGCATCGGGGGCCACGACTTCCTGCGGAACCTGGTCCATCTGCCCGTCTACCTGCAAAACTCCGGGCTGCGCAAGGTGCAGCGAGCCCAGATGACCGCCCTGCTGTTCAAACggagtggcggcggcggtgagTACCAGAACGACGATGGACCCACCCTGGGGCACTCTGTATCCGCGCGACGTCTGTCCAATGCCTCGGAGATCGTTTCGAGCCAGGAGAAACTGCGTGGGCCGGCACGACCAGGCGGGGGCAAGAAGCTGCGCCTCTCCGAGTCGGTGGCCAGCTCGACGGGCTCCAATCTGCATCGCCTGGGTCAAAATCCCCAGGGTGTGCTCGACCTCTCGCGGATAGTGCTCACCGATGACTACTTCAGTGACGTGAATCCGCGCAGCATCCGGCGGCTGATGAACGTCATCTACATCACGGTGCGGCTGCTGAAGGCCTTCCAGATTGACTTTAGCTGGTACCGTCTCAGCTCCTGGATCAACCTGACGGAACAGTGGCCCCTGAGGGCCAGCATGATAGTGCTCCATCACGACCAGTTCATGGACACCAGTGCGGATGAGAATGTCTCCCTGCAGAGCGTATACGAGAAGTGAGATATGGTTCGTACTGTGAATCTTTCGCTTACTTACATCTCTCTCATCCATAGACTGCGGCCCAAGCTTGCGTATTTGCGAGAGGCTGCACCGCTTCTGGAGCTGGATCGGGATGAGCGGAAGCTGGATGCCTTCCTGCAGCTCCACAAATCGGACTTGCTTGTGGCAGACTTGCGCATCTTTCTGCCCTTCACCATCAATTTGGATCCGTATTTAAGGAAGGTTCTGAAGGGTAAGTGGCGGGCAACGAAAGCTAGTCCTGAATCCTTAAAAACTGAAATAAATCTCTCTTACAGAGGATCAGCAGACAATTGAGGATGAGAGCTCGCTTGTAATCCAAACCAGACCGAGCGTATACAACCAAATGCGTCAGCAGCCAGCGCCCACCACATATGTGCCttcgccacagccacagccctaTCCGCCCTACCAAGTGTTCCAGAACGATTTTGTGCCCAACGAGATGCGATCGAGGAACCTCAGCTCAAGTACGGAGCCCGTATCGCCGCTGATTGCCTCGCCCAGCGATTCCTTTGGCGTGAGTGTTTGAGGGGATGATCTTCAAATGGAAATGAGACCCTAATAACCACCTTTAAATTGTATACAGGAGGACATATTGCTGACACGTCTCACGGATCTGACAGTGGAGGGTGTCATCAGCCTGCTAGAGCGCATTGATGACATGAAGCCGGCCATGCCGAAGCTGGCGCCGGTGCTCCGTGATAATGCCATCAATGGACGCGTATTAAAGCACTGCGATATGCCAGATCTCAAATCGGTAGACAGAGCCCCTTCAAACTGTAATCCTTCCCCAGTTTCATGGCTAATTTCTTGCAGGTGCTGGGCCTGAGCTTTGGCCACTGGGAGCTGTTTCGCCTGCTGATCACAACGCTGAGGGAATGCGAGCGACAGCCGAGGAAGCAGAATCGCGCACTGCCGCAGGTCGCCGCAGTGGAGGCGCCGCCAGTTACTGTGCCCATGATCAAGGATGTGACGGATGCCCTGGTGCCGCCGCGCGAGTCCTTGTCGCGCAAGAACTCGGTCAGTCACATGGAGAAGCAGGTAAGAGGAGGGCCAACGGCAGAGCTGCAGAAGTGCAGGACATCTGTGATTGACCATGGATGTGCCGTGATTCGCTCTAACTCATGTGCTTTGATCTATTCTTATTCCGACCATTCTCTAACTAACCAAAAACGAAATGCAGTCGAAAGTGCACGACTACGAGTATCTCCAGGTAATGCAGACACCACGACACCACAGACTGATTCCAAATTCAATCAAAGCTTGCCTCCATGACACTCTCCAAATGCAACTAAAGCGGCTGCTATGTATCCTCCACTAAAGCCTCTATCTGCTTGTCCACAGGTCACACTGGAGGAGCAAATGATTTGCGGCACTTTGCAAACACTCAACGAGGAGGCGTACGAGGACGTGGCCAGCAGTGAGCGACCCAGTCCCACAGGTGAGATGTTAGCTACAGCCTCACAACTGCAATTGGCACCCATACGCGAGTCCTCCGAGTTCGGCTCGCCTTCCGACGAGCTGAAGCTGACTAGCATCCTGCAGCACCATGCCAAGACtcagaacaacaacaacaagcacgCGGTGCCGGGCTCGTACTTGCATGCCGATTACAATCGCAGCGCCAGCTCCCATTCCCTACAGAGTCTGGGCGCTGGTGGTGGCAATGGGGGCAACGGGAACGGTAACGACTATTGCGGTAGCACCTTCGATCTTATGCATGTAGAATCTGTCGGTGGCGGTATCTATGAGATGCATCGTGCTGCGGCACGACAAATCTCGATTAGCAGCGAGCGACTAACCGAACCCAgctctctgcccctgcccctggtgGTGGTCATACCCAATGGCTCCTCGGGGGAGCAGCACTACGACGACACAAAGCTGTGAGATGTCCAGTCTTTCCCGTCGTCTGAAACTGAAACTATGTAAAGTGCATGTGAAGTATTACGGGAACTGGGATTGCGGGCTTTCTAACTTAACCTATAGTCTGACAATGGGCAAAACCATTTTAAAATTGGACCAATTGTCAATGAATCCTGTAAGAAACCAAAGCAgaccaaaccaaaaaccaaaacataTATCATCTGGAACATTCTTTTATGCCTTGTTTGATTTACTTTTACTTTGGCTTGGCTTCGATCTGGACAGTATTATCGTATtatctatctatatctatctaaAGTACTAAAATTTGAGTTGTGCGACGATTACTAATTCATTCCAATTGTTATATTCGAAAGACGATTAGTTTAGTTTGATTAATTATTGGCCACAAGACATTTAAAATTGTGAACAACCAACCCTCcacccacacaccacacaccacacatgGCAAGAACTCCAGTCTAACATAAAACATGAACATCTAACAACTAACCCTAACTAAGCCTACCCTCACGGAGACACCCCTTCCCCACCCAAGAAGAAAGtatcaatcaaataaatgaTAAACTTATGAACAACTCTCTACCACTTGCATTTTATTCAGCTTTACCCATTCTCTCCGTAACtgtgtgtttgtttatttatcgCCCTTTTAACCTCTTTGTTCAGTTTGATGTTCGATGTTAAAAATAAGAACTATTTGTTGGTGTGCTGGTGAACCCATTGGGTGGCtctgcagctgccacagcgTGTGGCAGTGGTTCCCTAATACCCTGATAAACCATCCGTACCTTACCCTGTCCATATGATCTTTTAGAGCATGACACACCCACTGGTTGTGGGCCAGCAATGACGACTGCATTGCTTACCTCAGCCTCGGCCATGTACacgcatcagcagcagcagcaggcgcagccTTCGGGTCGCGATTCTATACTGAAGCAGCAGGGGAGTGTCAAGGGCGACAAGCGGGTATCGATTCAACAAACATCGAGCagtaataataacaacaacaacaacaataatgcCAAGTCAGCAACGAATGTGGAATATATCTCCGAAGGAGCAGGAAGCAAAGTGCGACTAACCGCAAGGCCGCCAGCAGGTAAAGATTGATTGATCGATTAAATATAAGTTTTTCCCAAAATAATCTGCTTAATGTTGTATTTAAGGACCCCGGCCAGCCTCGCTGATCATCACCAGGTCCGATTCCAACTCACAGTTCCAGCTGCTACGCTCCTCCTCAGTGGACTATGACGACGTGGAGGCCCAAGAGCACCGGACTACGATCCGGACGACACTGCTGGAGCAACAGGAGGAGGATGAAGCGGCACCGTTCGTGTTTACAGCGCGCAAATGATACAATCTGATAACCAGATGGCAGCCAAGCTTATTTACACAATTTAGATATAGGGCCAGTCTTAAATAAGCTAACTAACTAGCTAATTACTGAAAGAGTTTGCAGCTGGAACTCGAGAGTTGTGGTTCCCCAAAATAGAATGTACTCTAGCAAAAGACAATTGTTTGCATTAGTTCTTGTtatatttgtgtgtttatgtgtatTTATTAATTGTAAACTGATGGAAGAGTAGGATAAATGTGTAATGAGAATCTGCATATGGAATACATAAAGTGCTACagtgttatatattttttggtttctaTATGTACGAACTACGAATTATACAAACAATGAAAAGAGAATCAATATACATAGtgttttttcatttttgtgaTCGAAACTCGCGCCTGTTAACCAGAGCAGGTAGAAGGGCTTGGTAGAGTCTGAAGGCATGCGCGGGGCTTGGCAGTGTTCGGCAGAGCTCTTGCAGAGAAAACATCACATTCGTTTGGGGCGTCGTCAAAAAGGTCATGTCGAAGTCCGGTTCCTGCCAGAAGGCACCTCTCAGCTGTCCCTCCAATTTTGCCTGAGTGCCGACGCTGTGCGTGTGGGGCCTGAAGTCCGTTTGGGTCGAGGCATTCATGTAAAGGGCCGCAGAATCGAATTCCTCAGGTTCAGAAAATGGCGAATTGAAAAGCTGTTCCTGTTTTAGTTTCAGTATGCGCTGGTTTGGCTGTGCCTTGAGCTGAGCCTGTTTTAGATGATCCACATCGTAGGCCAGTATCCGGAGCAGATCCCTGGTGCTATCGGGCAACGCTTCCAGCCCCCATTTAGCCAAATCAATCCTGGTTCCCGGCGCCGAATTGAACTCATAAACCACATTGTAGTTGTTGCATATCGGCGAGGGATTCTCGAAGGCTTCTTTACTCATGAAGGACTCGCTCTTAGGCACTTTGTGTATAGTGTCCACCATAAGGAACTCCTCCTCCTGATCCTCCAATTTTTTCCGCTCGAACAGTTCGAGCACTTGCTTGGCCCGACTCTCGGCTAAGTCGCCCTTTTCTCGTTTTGTCAGCTTTTGTGGTGATGGCTCTGGATTGGCCGCCTCCGCAACGGCCTcattctgctcctgctggcaCAACTTCTCGAGATTTACGACTTTGATGTGTCTCTCGTCGTCTCGAACATAAATCCACTCAAGCTCCGAATCGGAATCCACCGCGGGCGTCGACTCCTGTTTTATTGTGGCGACGCGCGGCAGGCCATTTAATGTTACTCTCACCCTGGGATCACGCTTGCCTTCGACTTCAGTTTGATTATCTTCGCGTAGACGTTTAATATCTATTTGCTTATGCTCCTGATGGCGTCTTTTTTCGCTTTGATAATCCTCGCGTAGTCGTTTACTTTCCCTTTCATTATCCTCATAGTGGCGTCCACTGTGATTATCCTCGCGTGGACGCTTGTCCCTTGGTTTATCCTCGTGTCGATGTCTGTTATACGTATGACTGTCGTCGTGGTGGCGTCTATCGTCTCTTGGATTGTGTTCGTGATGGCGTCTATCGTCCCTTGGATTGTGTTCGTGGTGGCGTCTCCTGTCCCGTTGATGCTCTTCGCTTATGCGTTTATTGTCCCGTGAGGTGCGcttgttttccttttgattATCATCGACCGGACTGTTACTTTGAGTCCGTTTTTCAGCAACACTTTCCTCAGATTTACCCCTCCTGTGCTTtcgcttcttcttcttacGCTTATCTGACTCCTCTTTGAACTGATCCAACTCTTCCAACGCCTTCTGAGTCGCTTCGCGGCACGCTTCAAGTTCTTCCAGGTTGTCCGTTGAGTCTGGCGTAGCTGGTTGGGGCGGTTCCAAGTCCATGTTGTTAATTTCCTCCCTGTTGCTGAAACCACTTGGAATGTCCGACAAGCCATATTCGTCTAACTCCAATTTATGAATTATACCGCTTTCGCGGAGACCATCGAATAGTTCGTCGATTATTGCTGCAACAGTAGCAGCATCGCTTTCAGCAGCTGTCGGTTCTGTATTGACAACTGGAACCTCAGGCTCAGCCATGACAACGGGAGCCTCAGGCTGTGCCTTGACAAGAGGCTCCTCCGGCTCTTCGGTGGCATTAGTTGGACTATTTGGTTTTGTCAGTTCACTTCGCGGAGTACGAGGAAAAGATCGGATCTCGACATCGTCGTTGTCGCTTTCCCATCCATGGCCACTGAAACCGGTCGAGAAATCAGTGGTGTTCGGAGAATGAGGGATTCCAACTGTGCGTAGCGGCGTCTCGTCGTTCTCTTCGAGTCGCCGTAGCGGCGTGGTCTCGTTCTCGCCGAGTTTGGCATTATCTTCTGCTTTTATTTCAACTTTTACCTCAGTTTCGTTCATATTTCTACAAAATTTTGAATCACATCACAGAAAAGACGGTCAGACTTCTTTCCAatcctcagaaatataccaaaatataccgtctcattttaaaagtcgtaaatataccgatgaaaaaacgaacttagccctCTTAAGCCCCCTCTTTTTAAAacagttc is a window of Drosophila pseudoobscura strain MV-25-SWS-2005 chromosome 3, UCI_Dpse_MV25, whole genome shotgun sequence DNA encoding:
- the Panx gene encoding protein panoramix, which produces MNETEVKVEIKAEDNAKLGENETTPLRRLEENDETPLRTVGIPHSPNTTDFSTGFSGHGWESDNDDVEIRSFPRTPRSELTKPNSPTNATEEPEEPLVKAQPEAPVVMAEPEVPVVNTEPTAAESDAATVAAIIDELFDGLRESGIIHKLELDEYGLSDIPSGFSNREEINNMDLEPPQPATPDSTDNLEELEACREATQKALEELDQFKEESDKRKKKKRKHRRGKSEESVAEKRTQSNSPVDDNQKENKRTSRDNKRISEEHQRDRRRHHEHNPRDDRRHHEHNPRDDRRHHDDSHTYNRHRHEDKPRDKRPREDNHSGRHYEDNERESKRLREDYQSEKRRHQEHKQIDIKRLREDNQTEVEGKRDPRVRVTLNGLPRVATIKQESTPAVDSDSELEWIYVRDDERHIKVVNLEKLCQQEQNEAVAEAANPEPSPQKLTKREKGDLAESRAKQVLELFERKKLEDQEEEFLMVDTIHKVPKSESFMSKEAFENPSPICNNYNVVYEFNSAPGTRIDLAKWGLEALPDSTRDLLRILAYDVDHLKQAQLKAQPNQRILKLKQEQLFNSPFSEPEEFDSAALYMNASTQTDFRPHTHSVGTQAKLEGQLRGAFWQEPDFDMTFLTTPQTNVMFSLQELCRTLPSPAHAFRLYQALLPALVNRREFRSQK